The following are encoded in a window of Thermococcus sp. CX2 genomic DNA:
- a CDS encoding 2-dehydropantoate 2-reductase: protein MKIYVLGAGSIGSLFGALLSRAGNDVTLIGRENQVRAVNENGLRIVGIEEFVVHPKASIYAPEEPPDLLILATKSYSTKTALECAKRCIGPETWILSIQNGLGNEELALKFTPNVLGGITTNGAMLVEGGVLKWTGKGVTVIGKYPTGSHPFVDEIAKTFNEAGLETYTTENVVGWKWAKVIVNSVINGLGTVLEVKNGFLKDDPYLESISIDIAREGCMVAQQLGIEFEVHPLELLWDTIEKTRENYNSTLQDIWRGKKTEVDYIHGKIVEYAKTVGLEAPRNELLWALIKAKEGQSR, encoded by the coding sequence ATGAAGATTTACGTGCTCGGTGCGGGCTCGATAGGCTCGCTCTTTGGGGCGCTTTTGTCAAGAGCAGGGAACGACGTTACGCTTATCGGCCGCGAGAATCAGGTAAGAGCGGTAAACGAGAACGGCCTCCGGATTGTTGGGATAGAAGAATTCGTTGTTCATCCAAAGGCAAGTATCTACGCTCCTGAGGAGCCGCCTGATCTGCTCATACTTGCCACGAAGTCCTACTCAACCAAGACCGCCTTGGAGTGCGCTAAAAGATGCATCGGTCCGGAAACGTGGATACTCAGCATTCAAAACGGGCTGGGGAACGAGGAACTGGCACTGAAGTTCACTCCAAATGTTCTAGGGGGAATAACCACCAACGGGGCGATGCTCGTTGAGGGGGGCGTTTTGAAATGGACAGGTAAGGGTGTTACAGTCATCGGAAAGTATCCCACGGGAAGCCATCCATTCGTAGATGAGATTGCGAAAACTTTCAACGAGGCGGGGCTGGAAACTTACACAACTGAGAACGTCGTTGGGTGGAAGTGGGCCAAGGTCATTGTTAATTCAGTCATAAACGGCCTCGGAACGGTTCTAGAGGTTAAGAACGGCTTCTTGAAGGACGACCCGTACCTTGAGAGTATCTCGATAGACATCGCCCGTGAGGGCTGCATGGTGGCCCAGCAGCTCGGGATAGAGTTTGAAGTCCATCCTCTGGAACTCCTCTGGGACACGATAGAAAAGACGAGGGAGAACTATAATTCGACCCTTCAGGACATCTGGCGCGGGAAGAAGACAGAGGTTGACTACATCCACGGGAAAATAGTGGAATACGCTAAAACAGTGGGTCTCGAGGCACCGAGGAACGAGCTTCTCTGGGCGCTTATCAAGGCCAAGGAAGGGCAAAGTAGATAA
- a CDS encoding RNA methyltransferase: MKIVLVEPEGPANIGMVARVMKNFGFTELVLVNPNITEESYAYAVHARDVLERAEIVETFEEALGLVDLAIGTTAKSGRRYIPERAPLTPWELREALKGYPGRVGIFFGRESIGLKNEELERMDLTLTIPTSEAYPTMNLSQAAAVILYELSKTKREAVHPSLEPATREEKEVLVDTWKRLLDVLDYPKDEERKEVFVKVFRRFVGRAFLYGREVHTLIGPLRKAILRLEECKDAER, from the coding sequence ATGAAGATCGTTTTAGTGGAACCTGAGGGCCCAGCCAACATCGGCATGGTTGCAAGGGTGATGAAGAACTTCGGCTTTACCGAGCTGGTTCTGGTTAATCCCAACATCACCGAGGAGAGCTACGCCTACGCGGTTCACGCGAGAGACGTTCTGGAGAGAGCCGAAATCGTGGAGACGTTCGAGGAAGCGTTGGGGCTCGTTGATTTGGCCATTGGGACGACGGCAAAGTCCGGAAGACGGTACATCCCCGAAAGGGCACCCCTCACGCCCTGGGAGCTGAGGGAAGCGCTCAAAGGCTATCCAGGCAGGGTTGGTATCTTCTTCGGGCGCGAGAGCATAGGGCTGAAAAACGAAGAGCTTGAAAGGATGGACTTAACCCTCACGATACCGACGAGCGAAGCTTATCCAACCATGAACCTCAGCCAAGCGGCCGCGGTTATCCTCTACGAGCTGAGCAAGACAAAGAGGGAAGCTGTTCATCCATCGCTGGAGCCAGCAACTCGGGAGGAGAAGGAAGTCCTTGTGGATACGTGGAAAAGGCTCCTCGATGTCCTGGACTATCCAAAAGATGAGGAGAGAAAAGAAGTTTTTGTCAAAGTTTTCAGGCGCTTTGTAGGCAGGGCCTTTCTTTATGGAAGAGAAGTTCACACGCTAATCGGGCCCCTAAGGAAAGCAATCTTAAGGCTGGAGGAGTGCAAAGATGCTGAGCGTTGA
- the otg gene encoding methylated-DNA--protein-cysteine methyltransferase: MLSVERFTVAEREVWIGVLFGERIHGITFSLDGRDYLKERIASLRSFLERRGVEVELVPKESVYPKLVHDVLVGRRDNDELLGELSFHGVTDFERQVYEWLTKRVKRGSVVTYGELAKTIGTSPRAIGGAMKRNPYPIVVPCHRVIAQNGPGNYTPKPDYKRFLLKLEGVKEWTNSKRI, from the coding sequence ATGCTGAGCGTTGAGCGCTTTACCGTCGCCGAGAGGGAGGTTTGGATAGGGGTTCTCTTTGGGGAGAGGATTCATGGAATAACCTTCTCCCTGGACGGAAGGGACTACCTCAAGGAGAGGATAGCCAGTCTGAGGTCTTTCCTCGAGAGGAGGGGCGTCGAAGTTGAGTTGGTCCCAAAAGAATCCGTTTACCCCAAGCTGGTTCACGATGTTCTGGTCGGGAGGAGAGACAACGACGAACTCCTCGGCGAGCTGAGCTTCCACGGGGTAACTGATTTTGAGCGTCAGGTTTACGAATGGCTAACAAAAAGGGTTAAAAGAGGAAGCGTTGTAACATATGGGGAGCTGGCAAAGACCATTGGAACTTCACCGAGGGCCATCGGTGGGGCCATGAAGCGAAACCCCTACCCGATAGTCGTTCCCTGTCACCGGGTCATAGCTCAAAACGGACCTGGCAATTACACGCCCAAACCCGATTACAAAAGGTTCCTGCTGAAGCTGGAGGGGGTGAAAGAGTGGACAAACTCAAAGCGTATCTGA
- a CDS encoding tetratricopeptide repeat protein, with the protein MDKLKAYLIGFLIAVTAIAGAIVYEWGFPMLIRIILTLGFLGVTLALLFFTALTFYAESWKYGFILAIFTAISAYGTYLSATWQNLNIVAGIIVFFVAILAFGIWYISEPDLGLADRFRSAEKLERMGKYKAAARKYEKAGNYLKAAEMYEKLGWMESAAWAYEKAEKYEKAAEIYEALYEKEKDTYYLKEAHEYWKKAGNMDRAAKALEKYAEEEPWFWEDVAKLYEDLGNEEKAREAWEKALEYYTKEAEEEGVFWEDVGNIARKLGREELAKEAYQKFLEYCLKEAEEDPMWWKHVAEAYEYLGEKEKAEEAKKKYEEYRAKIMKANEETSKFPAER; encoded by the coding sequence GTGGACAAACTCAAAGCGTATCTGATAGGATTCCTAATTGCTGTCACAGCGATAGCGGGAGCTATAGTCTACGAATGGGGATTCCCGATGCTTATAAGGATAATCCTTACCCTCGGGTTCCTTGGCGTTACCCTGGCACTGCTCTTCTTCACCGCGCTGACGTTCTACGCCGAGAGCTGGAAGTACGGCTTTATCCTGGCGATATTCACGGCGATAAGTGCCTATGGAACATACCTCAGCGCCACGTGGCAGAACCTCAACATAGTCGCGGGGATAATAGTCTTCTTCGTTGCCATTCTGGCATTCGGAATCTGGTACATCAGCGAGCCGGATTTAGGCCTGGCCGACCGCTTCCGCTCGGCTGAGAAGCTCGAAAGGATGGGCAAGTACAAGGCCGCCGCCAGAAAGTACGAGAAGGCCGGCAACTACCTGAAGGCCGCCGAGATGTACGAGAAGCTCGGCTGGATGGAGAGCGCCGCCTGGGCCTACGAGAAGGCCGAGAAGTACGAGAAGGCGGCCGAGATATACGAGGCCCTCTATGAGAAGGAGAAGGACACCTACTACCTCAAGGAAGCCCACGAGTACTGGAAGAAGGCAGGAAACATGGACAGGGCAGCTAAGGCCCTTGAGAAGTACGCCGAGGAGGAGCCCTGGTTCTGGGAGGACGTCGCTAAGCTCTACGAGGATCTCGGCAACGAGGAGAAGGCCAGGGAGGCATGGGAGAAGGCACTGGAGTACTACACCAAGGAAGCCGAGGAGGAGGGCGTCTTCTGGGAGGACGTCGGAAACATAGCAAGGAAGCTCGGAAGGGAGGAGCTAGCAAAGGAAGCCTACCAGAAGTTCCTCGAGTACTGCCTCAAGGAGGCCGAAGAAGACCCGATGTGGTGGAAGCACGTCGCCGAGGCCTACGAATACCTGGGCGAGAAGGAGAAGGCTGAAGAGGCAAAGAAGAAATACGAGGAGTACAGGGCAAAGATTATGAAGGCGAACGAGGAGACGTCGAAGTTCCCCGCGGAAAGGTGA
- a CDS encoding HPP family protein, whose translation MSRDRPPKERPKLNILKLSKMPIRLVMEKNFLRLSPDDKIEKLIKKLEHQTCAVVTDDDGKLLGFISIDEIINLIIPPSDYILVGLDAIKEAHFDWDRPVKDIMNPRPITLSPNDSLGYALEMMLETGIKQFPVVDKKKTVLGTFSAQSIVRLLRVFAR comes from the coding sequence TTGTCAAGAGATAGACCACCAAAGGAGAGGCCAAAGCTTAATATCCTCAAGCTGTCAAAGATGCCCATAAGGCTCGTGATGGAGAAGAACTTCCTCAGGCTCTCTCCCGATGATAAAATAGAGAAGCTCATAAAGAAGCTCGAGCATCAAACCTGCGCCGTCGTCACCGATGACGATGGAAAGCTCCTCGGATTCATTTCGATCGACGAGATAATCAACCTCATAATTCCCCCCTCCGATTACATTCTCGTGGGACTTGACGCGATCAAGGAGGCACACTTCGACTGGGACAGACCCGTGAAAGACATAATGAACCCCAGACCGATAACCCTCAGTCCTAACGACAGCCTCGGCTATGCCCTCGAGATGATGCTCGAAACCGGTATCAAGCAGTTTCCAGTTGTTGATAAGAAAAAGACTGTCCTAGGAACGTTTTCCGCTCAAAGTATCGTGAGGCTTCTAAGAGTATTCGCTCGGTGA
- a CDS encoding cation:proton antiporter, with product MELELILYLALMLAVAETFGWIFARIEQPVVLGQIIGGILLGMFFPPTTEVKDISMLGVLLLLFLAGLESSIDELKEAGKAGLSVAVVGVAIAFLIGFGLVYPFKGFEQALLYGALMTPTSVSLTVRVLMELDALKTVEGNTILTAAIVDDILGIVILSIVISMIVQGGINPIGIGLIFAKVIIFILAAIYVVPPAIDRLLRKVVHLGFADSTITLSMATLFAFAYLAEHMNLASILGAYLFGLSLSETEFRKPIFEHTRILAHSMFIPLFFVDVGMSIPLRSISEVGVFALVFSLGAIASKVIGCGLGALLAGLNRKQSLRIGIGMIPRMGVELAMLAIAMNAGIVGEDAYVVIVLMIFLSTLVTPPLLKMAFGGEGNNEEELLKLLGES from the coding sequence ATGGAACTCGAGCTGATACTCTACCTAGCCCTCATGCTAGCCGTTGCTGAGACCTTTGGATGGATCTTCGCAAGGATAGAGCAACCCGTCGTCCTAGGCCAGATCATCGGCGGCATACTGCTCGGCATGTTCTTCCCCCCGACCACAGAAGTGAAGGATATTTCAATGCTCGGTGTCCTGCTCCTCCTCTTCCTGGCAGGTCTGGAAAGTAGCATTGATGAGCTGAAGGAAGCCGGTAAGGCTGGGCTCTCCGTGGCCGTGGTTGGAGTTGCAATTGCCTTCCTCATTGGTTTCGGCCTTGTATATCCCTTCAAGGGCTTTGAGCAGGCCCTCCTCTACGGTGCCCTGATGACCCCGACGAGCGTGAGCCTAACGGTCAGGGTTCTCATGGAGCTCGACGCGCTCAAGACTGTTGAGGGCAACACCATACTGACGGCTGCCATAGTTGATGATATCCTCGGCATAGTCATCCTGAGCATTGTCATTTCAATGATCGTCCAGGGCGGCATTAATCCAATTGGGATAGGACTCATCTTTGCCAAGGTCATCATCTTCATACTGGCCGCGATTTACGTTGTCCCGCCTGCGATAGATAGACTGCTGAGAAAGGTCGTCCATCTCGGCTTTGCCGACTCGACAATAACCCTATCGATGGCGACCCTCTTCGCGTTTGCCTATCTAGCGGAACACATGAACCTAGCCTCTATCCTCGGAGCATACCTCTTCGGTCTCAGTTTAAGCGAGACCGAATTCAGAAAGCCGATATTTGAGCACACAAGGATCCTGGCCCACTCTATGTTCATCCCGTTGTTCTTCGTTGACGTTGGCATGAGCATCCCGCTTAGGAGCATCTCTGAGGTAGGGGTCTTCGCATTGGTCTTCAGCCTTGGAGCGATAGCCAGCAAGGTGATAGGGTGCGGCCTCGGAGCTCTCCTAGCTGGACTTAACCGCAAACAGTCGCTCAGGATCGGAATAGGCATGATCCCAAGAATGGGCGTTGAACTTGCGATGCTCGCTATAGCCATGAACGCTGGCATAGTCGGTGAAGATGCCTACGTGGTCATCGTGCTGATGATATTCCTGAGTACGCTTGTGACGCCGCCTCTCCTTAAGATGGCCTTTGGTGGAGAAGGGAACAATGAAGAAGAACTACTCAAACTCTTAGGGGAAAGTTAA
- a CDS encoding nascent polypeptide-associated complex protein, producing the protein MGGMNPRQMKKLMRQMGIRMEELEGVKEVIIRLENKEIVIKEPVVTVITAQGEKSYQIIGPEEVRPIISISEDDIKLVMEQAGVDYETAKKALEEAEGDLAEAIIKLTEG; encoded by the coding sequence ATGGGTGGAATGAACCCGAGGCAGATGAAGAAGCTCATGCGCCAGATGGGCATCAGGATGGAGGAGCTTGAGGGAGTCAAGGAAGTCATAATCAGGCTCGAGAACAAGGAGATAGTCATCAAAGAGCCTGTCGTGACGGTTATAACCGCCCAGGGTGAGAAGAGCTACCAGATAATCGGCCCCGAGGAGGTCAGGCCGATAATCAGCATCTCCGAGGACGACATCAAGCTCGTCATGGAGCAGGCAGGCGTCGACTACGAGACGGCAAAGAAGGCCCTCGAGGAAGCTGAAGGCGACCTCGCAGAGGCAATCATCAAGCTCACTGAGGGCTGA
- a CDS encoding carboxymuconolactone decarboxylase family protein, producing the protein MDCEDVQVKLKEIEELLDKLGKEHPKEISAFSRFLREVVDNKALTTREKELIALALGIAQGCEWCIYLHTQKALEAGAKKEELIEAGLVAVLMAGGPALMHLIPLMKAIDAFEKEHGKE; encoded by the coding sequence ATGGATTGTGAGGATGTTCAGGTTAAGCTGAAAGAAATAGAGGAGCTCCTTGACAAGCTCGGTAAGGAGCACCCGAAAGAGATTTCTGCCTTCTCTAGGTTTCTCCGCGAGGTCGTCGACAACAAGGCCCTGACCACGAGAGAGAAGGAGCTCATAGCTCTTGCCCTGGGGATAGCCCAGGGCTGTGAGTGGTGTATCTACCTCCACACCCAGAAGGCCCTCGAAGCGGGCGCTAAGAAAGAGGAGCTCATCGAGGCTGGTCTCGTCGCCGTTCTCATGGCCGGCGGTCCGGCGCTTATGCACCTTATACCGCTCATGAAGGCCATAGATGCCTTCGAAAAAGAGCATGGGAAGGAGTGA
- the hflX gene encoding GTPase HflX, whose amino-acid sequence MKAIGVIRKSRRERISREEFEELLRSAGYEVVAILEQNREEHPKYNIGKGKLEELKELVRELRPDKVIFANKLTPSQAYNLWKELRVEIIDKWQLVLEIFERRAHSKEAKLQVELASLQYEIPLVKEAIRRIKLGDRAGFKGMGEYQTQQYLKHIRYRMGKIRKELERVKADREVKRKRREEVGFILLALAGYTNAGKSTLLNTLAREEIEARNQMFTTLDTTTRRFKLGGKRVLVTDTVGFIDGLPPFIVEAFHSTLEEIVKADIVLLVLDVSEPWPEIRRKFLASLNVLRELKALDKPMVVVLNKRDLTSEEDVKDKAERIMEIVEERGINVSRVVSISAKFGQLEELYGALEEVVLTLPKYGAFEITVREPEKVPQVMALINAIGEVLSVEYGEETKIEAYIQTGMIKELTKLGVEIRRLNQPKHRESLEDSEGDEYRR is encoded by the coding sequence ATGAAAGCTATAGGAGTCATCAGGAAATCCAGGCGTGAGAGGATAAGTAGGGAAGAGTTTGAGGAGCTGTTGAGAAGCGCTGGTTATGAGGTAGTGGCGATTCTCGAGCAGAACCGCGAGGAGCACCCGAAGTACAACATAGGAAAGGGCAAACTCGAGGAGCTCAAAGAGCTCGTGAGGGAGCTTCGGCCGGATAAGGTCATCTTCGCCAACAAGCTCACGCCAAGTCAGGCCTACAACCTCTGGAAGGAGCTGAGAGTTGAGATAATAGACAAATGGCAGCTGGTTCTTGAGATATTCGAGAGGCGCGCGCATTCAAAAGAGGCAAAGCTCCAGGTGGAGCTGGCGAGCCTGCAGTATGAGATTCCCCTCGTGAAGGAGGCCATCAGGAGAATAAAGCTCGGCGATAGGGCAGGATTCAAGGGAATGGGTGAGTATCAGACCCAGCAGTATCTTAAGCACATCCGCTACCGCATGGGCAAGATAAGGAAGGAGCTGGAGAGAGTAAAGGCGGACCGGGAGGTTAAAAGGAAGCGCAGGGAAGAGGTTGGCTTCATCCTCCTTGCCCTAGCCGGCTACACCAACGCCGGAAAGAGCACCCTCCTCAATACCCTCGCCAGGGAGGAGATAGAGGCCAGAAACCAGATGTTCACAACGCTCGATACCACCACGAGGCGCTTTAAGCTCGGCGGTAAAAGGGTTCTAGTCACCGACACGGTCGGTTTCATCGATGGCCTCCCGCCGTTTATCGTTGAAGCCTTCCACTCCACGCTGGAGGAGATAGTTAAGGCCGACATAGTCCTGCTCGTTCTCGATGTAAGCGAGCCCTGGCCGGAGATACGGAGGAAGTTCCTGGCATCGCTCAACGTCTTGAGGGAGCTTAAGGCCTTGGATAAGCCTATGGTAGTCGTCCTCAACAAGAGGGACCTGACGAGCGAGGAGGACGTTAAAGATAAGGCCGAGAGAATAATGGAGATAGTCGAGGAGAGGGGGATAAACGTCTCCCGTGTCGTTTCCATCTCGGCCAAGTTCGGTCAGCTGGAGGAGCTTTACGGGGCGCTGGAAGAGGTGGTACTAACCCTGCCCAAGTATGGGGCCTTCGAGATAACCGTGAGGGAGCCTGAGAAAGTCCCTCAGGTAATGGCTCTGATAAATGCTATCGGCGAGGTTTTGTCGGTTGAGTATGGCGAGGAGACGAAAATAGAAGCCTACATCCAGACGGGGATGATAAAGGAGCTGACTAAACTTGGGGTTGAGATACGGCGATTAAACCAGCCCAAACACCGAGAAAGCCTTGAAGATTCCGAGGGCGATGAATATCGCCGTTAG
- a CDS encoding inorganic phosphate transporter, with protein sequence MDGLAIAAIAVAFYIAWNIGSNDSANAMGTAVGAGILSFRQATLTIAIFVLMGAYLKGYTVMKTVGKGIVPEGYLTMEMAVIALLAAGIWVTIATVRGLPVSTTQAIVGGVIGVGLAVEAPINWYTLIKIASAWVVSPILSGVLAIFLYKFYSRVISSIKSVSTIEALYEALAVLGGSYMAFNFGTNEVANASGPLVGAGFMEPKVAGIFGAIALSIGALTFSYAVMHTVGKRITALGPVSAFAAQFGSAMAVSLANIFGLPVSSSQSIVGGVIGVGLIAGERVDKSVIKDIVFGWVATPLTAIFIALGIFKAFSVFGLV encoded by the coding sequence ATGGATGGCCTAGCTATAGCAGCGATTGCAGTGGCGTTCTACATCGCATGGAACATAGGCTCCAACGATTCAGCCAACGCCATGGGGACGGCAGTAGGCGCTGGAATACTCAGCTTCCGTCAGGCAACCCTCACCATAGCAATATTCGTCCTAATGGGCGCCTATCTGAAGGGCTACACGGTCATGAAGACAGTGGGGAAGGGCATCGTTCCCGAAGGCTACCTCACGATGGAGATGGCGGTTATAGCACTTCTTGCCGCTGGTATTTGGGTTACCATAGCCACCGTTAGGGGCCTTCCCGTTTCGACCACTCAGGCGATAGTTGGAGGGGTTATCGGGGTCGGTTTGGCGGTTGAAGCCCCAATAAACTGGTACACGCTCATAAAAATAGCCTCCGCCTGGGTTGTTTCGCCCATACTGTCGGGGGTTCTTGCCATATTTCTCTACAAGTTCTACTCCAGGGTTATTTCGAGCATAAAGAGCGTCTCGACGATTGAAGCCCTCTACGAGGCCCTTGCGGTACTAGGCGGCTCATACATGGCCTTCAACTTCGGCACCAACGAGGTTGCCAACGCCTCCGGGCCATTGGTTGGGGCGGGCTTTATGGAGCCCAAGGTCGCGGGCATCTTTGGAGCCATAGCTCTCTCTATCGGCGCGCTCACCTTCAGCTACGCCGTCATGCATACTGTTGGGAAGAGAATAACAGCTTTAGGCCCTGTCTCGGCTTTCGCGGCTCAATTCGGCTCCGCCATGGCGGTAAGTTTGGCCAACATCTTTGGCCTTCCAGTCAGCTCGAGCCAGTCCATCGTCGGCGGTGTCATTGGTGTTGGTCTGATAGCGGGAGAAAGGGTTGATAAGTCCGTCATAAAGGACATAGTCTTCGGCTGGGTGGCGACGCCGCTAACGGCGATATTCATCGCCCTCGGAATCTTCAAGGCTTTCTCGGTGTTTGGGCTGGTTTAA
- a CDS encoding pyruvate/ketoisovalerate ferredoxin oxidoreductase subunit gamma, producing MIEIRFHGRGGQGAVTAANILASAAFLEGKYVQAFPFFGVERRGAPVTAFTRIDEKPIRIKTQIYEPDIVVVLDPSLLDTVDVTAGLKDGGIVIVNTEKSKEEVLEKLKKKPAKLALVDATTIALEILGLPITNTAILGAVAKATGVVSLEHVQKAIQDVFSGALGEKNAKAAEEAFNKTVIYEL from the coding sequence ATGATAGAGATTCGTTTTCACGGTAGGGGTGGACAGGGTGCAGTTACCGCTGCCAACATATTAGCTTCAGCCGCTTTCCTTGAGGGCAAATACGTCCAGGCGTTCCCCTTCTTCGGAGTTGAGAGGAGGGGTGCCCCAGTCACGGCATTCACCAGGATCGACGAGAAGCCGATAAGGATAAAGACCCAGATTTACGAGCCGGACATAGTCGTCGTCCTCGACCCGTCGCTTCTTGACACCGTCGATGTCACCGCCGGTCTCAAGGACGGCGGAATCGTCATCGTCAACACCGAGAAGAGCAAGGAAGAGGTTCTTGAGAAGCTCAAGAAGAAGCCCGCCAAGCTCGCCCTTGTCGATGCCACCACCATAGCCCTTGAGATACTCGGCCTCCCAATCACCAACACCGCCATTCTCGGTGCCGTCGCCAAGGCCACCGGCGTTGTCAGCCTTGAGCACGTCCAGAAGGCCATCCAGGACGTATTCTCTGGAGCCCTCGGCGAAAAGAACGCCAAGGCTGCAGAAGAGGCTTTCAACAAGACCGTCATTTACGAGCTCTGA